A genomic stretch from Oryzias latipes chromosome 24, ASM223467v1 includes:
- the LOC101171376 gene encoding probable serine/threonine-protein kinase kinX isoform X4, with the protein MTEGHEVRSSVTTTMVIDSKNGEAGTPSGRMSKKTFTDDLHSTFSSPLAWILVLALLITWTCVFVIMFDLMDYKTISDHPPSGIRKVWKDPGRRGGINKISSDPMKVVNDAVEESSNVFTAIINFGASLIAPEEEGTIYAVRKKDTSWLEEEEELKSWKGKGEFLPPRSKVLEMQIQKEVTDVEEEEEEEEDEEELVKEEGEEDDDDEYEEYDEEEFAEEYEDYYGEDAEAEEEEEEEGEEDEEEEEWEGEEEELEEEEVDEDEDGAEDEGEEVVDEDEEGIEEEEEGEEEKVVDGDEEEEEEGEVEEVGEEDEEGAEEEEEGEAEEVVEEDEEGTEEEEEGEEEEVVDGDEGDEEEEEEGEVEEDGEEDEEGAEEEEEGEVEEGENMETEEDGDEEEEQGGVSEEDIVEEGEEEELEKMEEEDKEAKEDKDEKLQEDITEDEDDKDIEEDKAVEPPADEDMGEVEAEEADEDDEAPATADQVEDKDEAEPEPKPEDKDEDDLEEEAADEDENKDEKMSEAEEEDEAVATDEPVEEEEEESSEEVSPEPVFTSEDEEFALSMDSEAEALDDLKESDEDLTLSDEGDTTGDEEVFDSSDVSESLLLSSDEEEGKDESSDEDVPTSDSDDLPADTDDDLSLDLPPLVIDSEDEEEDDLKPLGEEDLPPLPPIKNDDERDEEDLKFTDDDLDQSEEDDSIATSEHFADDEEEEEDIEDEDFDEDVLVTVDEKNKDEPEDDDDHDEEESIIPLSSASDSGVLGDEDEKDDISIKLDEGFSGDLSTSDDYESQDENEEEEEDEEFKESYSDEEELSEDEEEDDNILLAAAAAAALPHQEEAPKTDEAEGGEELTQDEDEDELVEAETDSSQLDEEDEEEEVGETKADSKVHEQEDKEEEDDEDNEEERATVNVMKPLPEVEDEAAEPEPGECPCLHSAKSKEPPSGKSKGAPRRVSALRRRKGLESVSPVEKLQKQGLPRIADLDSKPKRVRLAPLLKAKLKQKSKAAKKEKETKKQEHLTESAPEVGPCRPAPVYCPSPAGWYVHHIVTDNPYPPPTVSAPSAPVVTVHPGGPPHPPVYHQQSPPPLMQPLYAPYQPYPPLYQPVAPPPQEVVDPVQPIQPEEPEAPEHKEAVQPEVQTTAPAPPDVPAAPPAPPQEPETVVEEDKSAPTKKATKKKVKAADSVKELTAKKEKPKSKAVTKKGPAAATQKRKSTSAKTAAVKRKVKASAEKKDPDPKVRPLRYRYKRLQDEKRANVTSSIRKESPVRSSKSGKPRLRLQPQKKTAKAERKPVKQAEDKEKHPPQINPVSEVYPKEDVKAEDNVTEKKKSGQKFFQCIYVPGKSVQYPLRPFTPAMSPAMLSPAIRSMLEQQRAARAAGQ; encoded by the exons GAGGCATCAATAAAATCAGCTCTGACCCCATGAAGGTGGTGAATGATGCTGTGGAGGAATCATCAAACGTTTTCACTGCGATCATAAACTTTGGGGCCAGCCTGATCGCTCCCGAAGAAGAAG GAACTATATATGCAGTTCGGAAAAAAG ACACAAGTTggttggaggaggaagaagagttgAAGAGTTGGAAAGGAAAAG GAGAATTTCTGCCACCAAGAAGTAAAG TTTTAGAAATGCAAATTCAGAAGGAAGTGACAGAtgtggaagaggaggaggaggaagaagaggatgaggaggagttAGTAAAAGAGGAGGGTGAGGAAGACGATGATGATGAGTATGAAGAATATGATGAAGAGGAGTTTGCTGAAGAATATGAAGATTATTATGGTGAAGAtgcagaagcagaagaagaggaggaggaggaaggcgaggaggatgaagaagaagaggagtgGGAAGGAGAGGAAGAAGAATTAGAGGAGGAAGAAGtagatgaggatgaagatggaGCTGAAGACGAAGGGGAAGAAGTAGTAgatgaggatgaagaaggaattgaagaggaggaggaaggggaggAAGAAAAAGTAGTAGAtggagatgaagaagaggaggaagaaggggaggtggaggaagtaggagaagaggatgaagaaggagctgaagaagaggaagaaggggAGGCAGAAGAAGTAGTAGAAGAGGATGAGGAAGGaactgaagaggaggaggaaggggaggAAGAAGAAGTAGTAGATGGAGATGAaggagatgaagaagaggaagaagaaggggaggtggaggaagatggagaagaggatgaagaaggagctgaagaagaggaagaaggagaGGTGGAAGAAGGAGAAAACATGGAAACTGAGGAGGAtggggatgaagaggaggagcaagGTGGAGTCAGCGAGGAAGATATTGTGGAAgagggggaggaagaggagttaGAGAAAATGGAAGAGGAAGATAAAGAAGCgaaggaagacaaagatgaaaaaTTGCAAGAAGACatcacagaggatgaagatgacaAGGATATAGAAGAGGACAAAGCAGTTGAACCGCCTGCTGATGAAGACATGGGTGAGGTGGAAGCAGAGGAAGCAGATGAAGATGACGAGGCACCTGCAACTGCAGATCAAGTAGAAGACAAAGATGAGGCGGAACCTGAACCAAAGCCTGAGGATAAAGACGAGGATGATTTAGAAGAGGAAGCAGCTGATGAAGACGagaacaaagatgaaaaaatgtctgaggcagaggaggaagatgaggctGTAGCCACAGATGAGCcagttgaagaagaagaagaagagtccTCTGAGGAAGTTTCCCCTGAACCTGTTTTCACGTCAGAGGATGAAGAGTTTGCTCTGTCCatggattctgaagctgagGCACTTGATGATCTGAAAGAGAGTGATGAAGACCTAACTCTGTCTGATGAAGGAGATACAACTGGTGATGAAGAAGTTTTCGACTCTTCAGATGTCAGTGAATCGTTACTTCTTTCAAGTGATGAAGAGGAAGGAAAAGATGAGAGTTCAGATGAGGATGTTCCAACATCTGACAGTGATGATTTACCTGCAGACACTGACGATGACTTGAGTCTTGATCTTCCTCCTCTTGTGATCGATAGcgaggatgaagaagaggatgatCTTAAACCTCTTGGTGAGGAAGATCTTCCTCCTTTACCTCCAATCAAAAATGAtgatgaaagagatgaagaaGATCTGAAATTCACAGACGATGATTTGGACCAATCCGAGGAAGATGACTCCATCGCAACCTCTGagcattttgctgatgatgaagaagaagaggaagacatTGAGGATGAAGATTTTGACGAAGACGTCCTTGTAACAGTAGACGAAAAGAACAAGGATGAACCTGAGGATGACGACGACCACGATGAGGAGGAATCCATCATCCCCTTGTCGTCAGCTTCAGATAGTGGAGTTTtaggtgatgaagatgagaaaGATGACATCTCCATAAAGCTTGATGAAGGCTTCAGTGGGGACTTATCAACAAGTGATGACTATGAATCACAGGACGaaaatgaggaggaagaggaggacgaaGAGTTCAAAGAATCTTACAGTGATGAGGAGGAACTAagtgaagatgaagaagaggatgatAACATCTTGTTGGCAG CTGCGGCTGCAGCAGCCCTCCCTCACCAGGAGGAGGCACCAAAGACCGATGAAGCTGAGGGTGGAGAGGAGCTCACACAGGATGAGGATGAAGAcgagctggtggaggcagaaACAG ATTCCAGCCAGCTggatgaggaagatgaggaggaagaagtTGGAGAAACCAAGGCAGATTCCAAAGTGCATGAACAGGAGGATAAGGAAGAGGAAGATGACGAAGACAACGAAGAAGAAAGAGCAACAGTGAATGTGATGAAACCTTTGCCTGAGGTGGAAGACGAAGCAGCGGAACCTGAACCTGGAG AGTGTCCCTGTTTGCACTCCGCAAAGAGCAAAGAACCTCCTAGCGGAAAAAGCAAAG gtgCTCCCAGGAGGGTTTCCGCTTTGAGAAGGAGAAAAG GTCTGGAGTCTGTGAGCCCTGttgaaaaactccaaaaacaag GTCTTCCCAGAATTGCAGATCTGGACTCGAAACCTAAGCGGGTCAGACTTGCACCTCTTCTCAAAG CCAAATTAAAACAGAAGAGCAAGGCTGCAAAGAAAG AAAAAGAGACCAAAAAGCAGGAACACCTCACTGAATCTGCACCTGAAG ttggTCCATGCAGACCTGCACCAGTTTACTGCCCCTCCCCTGCAGGCTGGTATG ttcatCACATAGTAACAGATAATCCATACCCTCCTCCGACGGTGTCAG ctCCATCTGCTCCGGTTGTGACGGTCCATCCTGGAGGTCCACCACACCCACCGGTTTATCACCAACAATCTCCTCCGCCCCTGATGCAGCCTCTGTATGCTCCATATCAACCATATCCACCTCTGTATCAGCCGGTGGCACCGCCTCCACAAGAGGTGGTGGATCCGGTTCAGCCAATCCAGCCCGAGGAGCCGGAGGCTCCAGAACACAAGGAAGCAGTCCAACCGGAGGTCCAGACTACAGCTCCTGCTCCACCTGATGTTCCAGCTGCACCTCCAGCTCCACCTCAAG AACCAGAGACTGTTGTGGAAGAAGATAAATCAGCCCCTACCAAGAAAG ctacaaagaaaaaagtcaaggCCGCTGATTCAGTGAAAG AGCTGACtgctaaaaaggaaaaaccaaaaagtaaaGCAGTGACTAAAAAAG GGCCTGCAGCTGCAACACAGAAACGGAAATCAACATCTGCAAAGACAG CAGCTGTCAAGCGCAAAGTCAAAGCATCTGCAGAGAAGAAAG ATCCCGATCCAAAAGTACGTCCCCTGCGGTACAGATACAAAAGACTTCAAGATGAAAAGAGGGCGAATGTGACGTCTAGCATCAGAAAAGAATCACCTGTCAGGTCATCTAAATCAG GGAAGCCAAGGCTAAGATTGCAGCCACAAAAGAAAA CTGCAAAGGCTGAAAGGAAACCTGTCAAACAAGCTGAAG aCAAAGAGAAGCATCCACCGCAAATAA ATCCAGTTTCTGAGGTTTACCCAAAAG AAGACGTCAAGGCTGAAGACAATgttacagaaaagaagaaatcaG GCCAGAAATTCTTTCAGTGCATCTACGTTCCGGGTAAAAGTGTCCAGTATCCTCTCCGACCCTTCACGCCTGCCATGTCGCCCGCCATGCTTTCCCCTGCCATCAGGTCCATGCTGGAGCAGCAGAGAGCAGCTCGGGCAGCGGGACAGTAG
- the LOC101171376 gene encoding probable serine/threonine-protein kinase kinX isoform X11 has translation MTEGHEVRSSVTTTMVIDSKNGEAGTPSGRMSKKTFTDDLHSTFSSPLAWILVLALLITWTCVFVIMFDLMDYKTISDHPPSGIRKVWKDPGRRGGINKISSDPMKVVNDAVEESSNVFTAIINFGASLIAPEEEGTIYAVRKKDTSWLEEEEELKSWKGKGEFLPPRSKVLEMQIQKEVTDVEEEEEEEEDEEELVKEEGEEDDDDEYEEYDEEEFAEEYEDYYGEDAEAEEEEEEEGEEDEEEEEWEGEEEELEEEEVDEDEDGAEDEGEEVVDEDEEGIEEEEEGEEEKVVDGDEEEEEEGEVEEVGEEDEEGAEEEEEGEAEEVVEEDEEGTEEEEEGEEEEVVDGDEGDEEEEEEGEVEEDGEEDEEGAEEEEEGEVEEGENMETEEDGDEEEEQGGVSEEDIVEEGEEEELEKMEEEDKEAKEDKDEKLQEDITEDEDDKDIEEDKAVEPPADEDMGEVEAEEADEDDEAPATADQVEDKDEAEPEPKPEDKDEDDLEEEAADEDENKDEKMSEAEEEDEAVATDEPVEEEEEESSEEVSPEPVFTSEDEEFALSMDSEAEALDDLKESDEDLTLSDEGDTTGDEEVFDSSDVSESLLLSSDEEEGKDESSDEDVPTSDSDDLPADTDDDLSLDLPPLVIDSEDEEEDDLKPLGEEDLPPLPPIKNDDERDEEDLKFTDDDLDQSEEDDSIATSEHFADDEEEEEDIEDEDFDEDVLVTVDEKNKDEPEDDDDHDEEESIIPLSSASDSGVLGDEDEKDDISIKLDEGFSGDLSTSDDYESQDENEEEEEDEEFKESYSDEEELSEDEEEDDNILLAAAAAAALPHQEEAPKTDEAEGGEELTQDEDEDELVEAETDSSQLDEEDEEEEVGETKADSKVHEQEDKEEEDDEDNEEERATVNVMKPLPEVEDEAAEPEPGECPCLHSAKSKEPPSGKSKGAPRRVSALRRRKGLESVSPVEKLQKQGLPRIADLDSKPKRVRLAPLLKAKLKQKSKAAKKEKETKKQEHLTESAPEVGPCRPAPVYCPSPAGWYVHHIVTDNPYPPPTVSAPSAPVVTVHPGGPPHPPVYHQQSPPPLMQPLYAPYQPYPPLYQPVAPPPQEVVDPVQPIQPEEPEAPEHKEAVQPEVQTTAPAPPDVPAAPPAPPQEPETVVEEDKSAPTKKATKKKVKAADSVKELTAKKEKPKSKAVTKKGPAAATQKRKSTSAKTAAVKRKVKASAEKKDPDPKVRPLRYRYKRLQDEKRANVTSSIRKESPVRSSKSGKPRLRLQPQKKTAKAERKPVKQAEDKEKHPPQITAL, from the exons GAGGCATCAATAAAATCAGCTCTGACCCCATGAAGGTGGTGAATGATGCTGTGGAGGAATCATCAAACGTTTTCACTGCGATCATAAACTTTGGGGCCAGCCTGATCGCTCCCGAAGAAGAAG GAACTATATATGCAGTTCGGAAAAAAG ACACAAGTTggttggaggaggaagaagagttgAAGAGTTGGAAAGGAAAAG GAGAATTTCTGCCACCAAGAAGTAAAG TTTTAGAAATGCAAATTCAGAAGGAAGTGACAGAtgtggaagaggaggaggaggaagaagaggatgaggaggagttAGTAAAAGAGGAGGGTGAGGAAGACGATGATGATGAGTATGAAGAATATGATGAAGAGGAGTTTGCTGAAGAATATGAAGATTATTATGGTGAAGAtgcagaagcagaagaagaggaggaggaggaaggcgaggaggatgaagaagaagaggagtgGGAAGGAGAGGAAGAAGAATTAGAGGAGGAAGAAGtagatgaggatgaagatggaGCTGAAGACGAAGGGGAAGAAGTAGTAgatgaggatgaagaaggaattgaagaggaggaggaaggggaggAAGAAAAAGTAGTAGAtggagatgaagaagaggaggaagaaggggaggtggaggaagtaggagaagaggatgaagaaggagctgaagaagaggaagaaggggAGGCAGAAGAAGTAGTAGAAGAGGATGAGGAAGGaactgaagaggaggaggaaggggaggAAGAAGAAGTAGTAGATGGAGATGAaggagatgaagaagaggaagaagaaggggaggtggaggaagatggagaagaggatgaagaaggagctgaagaagaggaagaaggagaGGTGGAAGAAGGAGAAAACATGGAAACTGAGGAGGAtggggatgaagaggaggagcaagGTGGAGTCAGCGAGGAAGATATTGTGGAAgagggggaggaagaggagttaGAGAAAATGGAAGAGGAAGATAAAGAAGCgaaggaagacaaagatgaaaaaTTGCAAGAAGACatcacagaggatgaagatgacaAGGATATAGAAGAGGACAAAGCAGTTGAACCGCCTGCTGATGAAGACATGGGTGAGGTGGAAGCAGAGGAAGCAGATGAAGATGACGAGGCACCTGCAACTGCAGATCAAGTAGAAGACAAAGATGAGGCGGAACCTGAACCAAAGCCTGAGGATAAAGACGAGGATGATTTAGAAGAGGAAGCAGCTGATGAAGACGagaacaaagatgaaaaaatgtctgaggcagaggaggaagatgaggctGTAGCCACAGATGAGCcagttgaagaagaagaagaagagtccTCTGAGGAAGTTTCCCCTGAACCTGTTTTCACGTCAGAGGATGAAGAGTTTGCTCTGTCCatggattctgaagctgagGCACTTGATGATCTGAAAGAGAGTGATGAAGACCTAACTCTGTCTGATGAAGGAGATACAACTGGTGATGAAGAAGTTTTCGACTCTTCAGATGTCAGTGAATCGTTACTTCTTTCAAGTGATGAAGAGGAAGGAAAAGATGAGAGTTCAGATGAGGATGTTCCAACATCTGACAGTGATGATTTACCTGCAGACACTGACGATGACTTGAGTCTTGATCTTCCTCCTCTTGTGATCGATAGcgaggatgaagaagaggatgatCTTAAACCTCTTGGTGAGGAAGATCTTCCTCCTTTACCTCCAATCAAAAATGAtgatgaaagagatgaagaaGATCTGAAATTCACAGACGATGATTTGGACCAATCCGAGGAAGATGACTCCATCGCAACCTCTGagcattttgctgatgatgaagaagaagaggaagacatTGAGGATGAAGATTTTGACGAAGACGTCCTTGTAACAGTAGACGAAAAGAACAAGGATGAACCTGAGGATGACGACGACCACGATGAGGAGGAATCCATCATCCCCTTGTCGTCAGCTTCAGATAGTGGAGTTTtaggtgatgaagatgagaaaGATGACATCTCCATAAAGCTTGATGAAGGCTTCAGTGGGGACTTATCAACAAGTGATGACTATGAATCACAGGACGaaaatgaggaggaagaggaggacgaaGAGTTCAAAGAATCTTACAGTGATGAGGAGGAACTAagtgaagatgaagaagaggatgatAACATCTTGTTGGCAG CTGCGGCTGCAGCAGCCCTCCCTCACCAGGAGGAGGCACCAAAGACCGATGAAGCTGAGGGTGGAGAGGAGCTCACACAGGATGAGGATGAAGAcgagctggtggaggcagaaACAG ATTCCAGCCAGCTggatgaggaagatgaggaggaagaagtTGGAGAAACCAAGGCAGATTCCAAAGTGCATGAACAGGAGGATAAGGAAGAGGAAGATGACGAAGACAACGAAGAAGAAAGAGCAACAGTGAATGTGATGAAACCTTTGCCTGAGGTGGAAGACGAAGCAGCGGAACCTGAACCTGGAG AGTGTCCCTGTTTGCACTCCGCAAAGAGCAAAGAACCTCCTAGCGGAAAAAGCAAAG gtgCTCCCAGGAGGGTTTCCGCTTTGAGAAGGAGAAAAG GTCTGGAGTCTGTGAGCCCTGttgaaaaactccaaaaacaag GTCTTCCCAGAATTGCAGATCTGGACTCGAAACCTAAGCGGGTCAGACTTGCACCTCTTCTCAAAG CCAAATTAAAACAGAAGAGCAAGGCTGCAAAGAAAG AAAAAGAGACCAAAAAGCAGGAACACCTCACTGAATCTGCACCTGAAG ttggTCCATGCAGACCTGCACCAGTTTACTGCCCCTCCCCTGCAGGCTGGTATG ttcatCACATAGTAACAGATAATCCATACCCTCCTCCGACGGTGTCAG ctCCATCTGCTCCGGTTGTGACGGTCCATCCTGGAGGTCCACCACACCCACCGGTTTATCACCAACAATCTCCTCCGCCCCTGATGCAGCCTCTGTATGCTCCATATCAACCATATCCACCTCTGTATCAGCCGGTGGCACCGCCTCCACAAGAGGTGGTGGATCCGGTTCAGCCAATCCAGCCCGAGGAGCCGGAGGCTCCAGAACACAAGGAAGCAGTCCAACCGGAGGTCCAGACTACAGCTCCTGCTCCACCTGATGTTCCAGCTGCACCTCCAGCTCCACCTCAAG AACCAGAGACTGTTGTGGAAGAAGATAAATCAGCCCCTACCAAGAAAG ctacaaagaaaaaagtcaaggCCGCTGATTCAGTGAAAG AGCTGACtgctaaaaaggaaaaaccaaaaagtaaaGCAGTGACTAAAAAAG GGCCTGCAGCTGCAACACAGAAACGGAAATCAACATCTGCAAAGACAG CAGCTGTCAAGCGCAAAGTCAAAGCATCTGCAGAGAAGAAAG ATCCCGATCCAAAAGTACGTCCCCTGCGGTACAGATACAAAAGACTTCAAGATGAAAAGAGGGCGAATGTGACGTCTAGCATCAGAAAAGAATCACCTGTCAGGTCATCTAAATCAG GGAAGCCAAGGCTAAGATTGCAGCCACAAAAGAAAA CTGCAAAGGCTGAAAGGAAACCTGTCAAACAAGCTGAAG aCAAAGAGAAGCATCCACCGCAAATAA CGGCTCTATGA